A region of the Larus michahellis chromosome 4, bLarMic1.1, whole genome shotgun sequence genome:
AAGAGCCACCCCCGCAAACTGGCCACCAGACGCAGGAAACCTCTGCTAACTCTGCGGCGAGGAGGAGGTACGGCCAGGTCGCGATCTCCATCGCCACCAAGGAAGagctggaatcatagaattgtttagctCGGAAAAGACTGTTAATATCGTCAAGTCCAGCCATTATCAAGTTTACCCCTAACGAGTCCCAGTGTCCATCCCCTTCCTGCATTTCGCCCTCCTGCAGCATCTCTACCTGCCTGGGGGGCACCAGGGTGGCAAGAGGACCACTGAGCCTCTCCCAGAGCCCGCGTGCCAcagcccctgccccccgccacccTCTTCCTTCATCTTCCGCAGGTCACTCACATGATTGACAACGAGGCGACGGTTTTGTTTGCCATGTTCATGGCGATCTGGGGTAGGTGTCGATGTCTCGGTGCCGAACACACCCGGCTCGGAAGGGGGAGCAGCCCGCTGCGGCTTAGGGGGAGAGCGGGTGGAGGAAAGCGGGacaccagcacagctccaccaTTCAGCGGCGTTTTAGCCCTTCTCTCCTCCACTTCCAGGGCCACCAGCTCCCCTCCCAGCAAGGGACAAAATCACCCCAGCGATCTCCTTCAGCTCCCAGCCACTCCTTACCTTCCCACCCAAGAGCTCCCACCCCTGCACCCACCACAAGCCCTGCAAAGCACCCGCAGCCTCTCGCTGGGCTTTTCTAGCAGCTGCCACAAGTGGCcgcagctgcaggagggagggaccCCAGGCCCCTCACCGACCCTCCCAGCTCTCGCAGCTGCTGTGGAACGAGCGGCAGAGCCGGGGCTGAGCTGATGGGACCCATCACCACGTCAGCGACACACCTCGCTTGGCTTTACTACAGCCCTCGGTCACAAACAGCACCGCAGGCAGGCGCCGGGCATTTCGCCCGCGGGACCAGGGTCTGAGCAGGTCACGGACACGCTGCTGTGTGTCGCGTGGGGTGCTCTACGCGGGGGCAAGCTCGGGAAAGGCAATCCGGATCAATTAAGGGGTGGTTGTAAATGGATTTGCAGGGGTGTAGCCGTGCTGGGGGGCAGTGTGGGACACCTGTTCCACTTGgaagctgtatttttcattaatccAGAATAACGTGGGCCCCCCCCAGCTGGGGCCACGTAAACGTGCCCACCACAGCAGGACAGCCCTGGTGCTTACCCTGGTTTACGCCAAATCCCCTACAGACGCTAGAGCCGGCCTGACTCCCGGTGAAACCCCCCCGCACcgctccagccccatccccacgCGGGGCCGAGCTCTCGCTGCTGCGTGTCCGGGTCCTCCCCGGTCGCGGCGGTGCAGGGCGGCTGCCCGTCCTTCACGGGGTTTGCCGCGAGGTTGGGCGGTAACGCGACCGTCCGTCCCGCTCTGTGGGACGGAGGGGTGACTTCGTCTCCCGAGCCACCCCCGAGTGTCACCGCGCTCTCTCTTGCCCCCACAGCCACTGTGTTCCTGGAGCTGTGGAAGAGGCAGAGAGCCACTGTGGTCACCGACTGGGACCTGTACAGGTGGGACGAGGAAGAGGTGAGGATGTCGCCATTCCTGCTTAGTGCTTCCCTCGTCGGGGCAGGACTCAGCTGGACCTACAGAAAAGACACGTCGCAGGGACCCCCGTGCCCAGCTTGATTCTCTGTAGATGTAAACACCTAACGGAGACACCTAATCAAACAGCAAATCCCACATCTGGGATGATGTCCTGGGAGAGACGGAGCCCTCCAGAGAGTGAAGCAGATGCTAGCCATCTCTCTGCATTGCTAGTCACCACTCCTCCTGCACAAGGGCTTGAACTCAAACAGGACTGACCATGCCGTTGTGGGTTGGGTGCTCACCCCTgaccttctctgctgctgctcatcccaTATGTCCGTTAACACAACGACCCCTGGACTTTCTACTACCTGGGCACGGCTCTGCTGGATCCTTTCTTTCCCagtttttgacttttttttctttttttctttttttttaaggaggagcTGGCTATGGAGCTGATCAATAATTTGCAGCACGAACCCCAGCAGTACCAGCACTCCTACTTCCGCAGCACCATCATACTCCTCTTGGTTCTGGTGATGGTACGTGCCGAGGTGAATGCGGGAAGGTCTGGTTTAAGGGCACACAAACGGCACCTCAGAGCAAAGTGTCCTATTACCGGAGCAAAGGCAGAAACCAGGTTGTCAGGGCAGGTCCGTGCCCATCACAAGGATCCAGGGGCCCCCCTACGCTCACACCTCACTGTGCTGATGGGAGAGGCCGACCACCCTTTGGGGATCTGGGCTGAAGGCTCTGCTCCAtggtgggatgcagggaggatCAAGGCAGTAACGCAGAGGGTAGGAAGAGGCAAACCCTTGATGCCCTTGTTTCTCTCTGGGCCATTAGAGAGAGTCTAGATGGTTAGTTCAGGTGGAGACATCCACCTTCTGAACCTCTCACCCTTAACTGAAGAGCACGGGCTTGCATTTGAGGCCACGTCCAGGTGAGCTGTGGTGAAGGAAGCCGGGGTTTGAAGGGCTGGTGGTCCTCAGGTGGGATGGAGCAGGTGCCCACCATGCCCGGTTTCTCACCACTCTGCTGCCCTCCTTCTCCACAGATCGCCGTGCTGATCGGCATTGCCCACGGGCTTGTCATTTACCGGGTGGTAGCAACCGCTCTCTTCACCCAGAGCGACTTGGGGTTCCTCCACGAGCAGGCCAACACGATGGCGGTGATGACGGGGGCCGTGTTGCACTACATCACCATTGTCATCATGACCAAGGTGCGGAGTGAGACATGGGGTGGGTAGAGGGTCTTGTTGCTTTTCCACCATCAGCCCTCCCCTCTCATTTTATGTCTCTGTCCTGCAGGTCAACAGGCGTGTGGCCCTCTATCTCTGTGAGCTGGGTAAGGGAAACGGGGGGCTGTCTCCCACCCGCACCCCGCAGCGCCGAGCTGCCCAGCAGTACCCAGGGACCTCACCGCAGCCCCCGCCTTGGTCCCTGAATGCAGGTCCtggccccttcccttcctccaccaTCACAAAGCGCCTACCGGGCAGCTCTTGCCAGGCAGGTCCCCGTGGGAGGCCAGCAGCCCTCCAACACCCGTGGCCCACGTGCTGCCAGCTGGCTGTCCCACAGCCACGTCATGCTTTGGAGGGGTAGCCACCCCACGGGGCGGGGACCCAGCGTGAGCAGGAAGCccccacagctgcagcagagctcacAACGTGGTTTTCCTCCCAGCCGAAGGgccccttctcccccagctcATGGCTCTGAGGGACATCCCTGCTTAGCTGGGCTCAGCTCCATCCAAGGGCTCAGGTGAAGGGCAGAGAAGGCCCCATGAGGGGCAGAGACACCCTTCCAACCTTCAAAGAGCTCAGGTGGCATCCGAGGGGGAGCAGGGCAAGGTCCCACCGCTCTGTGACCAAGCCCCTGGGCCTTGCTCCCTTCCCCAGAGAAACCACGGACCTTCTCCCAGCATGAGAACAGCTTCACCATAAAGATCTTCACCTTCCAGTTCTTCACAAACTTCTCTTCACTCATCTACATCGCCTTTTTCCTGGGACGGTGAGCGGTGGCTGGGGGCCAgagggggggagcggaggggagccTGGGTTTGGGACATACATCCCCAACTGTCCCCAGGGTCGAGGGACAGCCCagtccctctgccctccccgccAGGCACAGGGGTCCCATTTGGGACCTCGGGAGGGCCGTGACTTTTCCCCGTGGGCACGGCGGGTGGGGGAAGCCCCTTGCCTCTGCACTAGTGCCTGGAGGATGGTGCCCTCCGTCCCGCACCTGGATGTTCATCCAAGGGGGGTCAGCAGCGGGGCTCAACAGACACCACCGTTGTTGCTCCCTTGCTCAGGATCAACGGCCACCCAGGGAACTACGTGCGCATCGCTGGCAGGTGGAGGCTGGAGGAGGTGAGGGACTCGCCATGGGGCTCTCTGACCCCATGCCCCAACTCCTactcttcctttccctgctgcccagCAAGGCTCTGGGATCGCAGCGTTCTCCTGTGGTACCCGCCTTGGCCAAACAGCCCCTGGGCCAGGCGGCCCAGCTTGCGGCGCAcaactcctctcctccctccgcagTGCCACCCCAGCGGCTGCATCACCGACCTCTTCATCCAGATGGCCATCATCATGCTGCTCAAGCAGACCATCAGCAACGTCATGGAGTATCTCATCCCGTAAGCTTTCCCCCAGCCCGCGGAGCGCTGGCCGGTGCTCCTGCGCACTCAGGGCAGCGTCCCAGCTCTTACAGAGAGTAACCCTGGTCCTTGGGCcgcctttcctcctttcctccgcCTCGGGTCTCCAGGGCCGAGCTGGCAGCGGCTCCGCTCTgctgtcctctgcaggcagcggTACAAGTCACTGCCTCCCCTTGCAGCTGGATAAGCCACAAGCTGCACAAGAAGTGGCAGCGCCCCAAGAAGAGAAGGGTGATgctgggcgaggaggaggaggccgaggaCCCCTGCAAAAGGCAGTGGCTGAGCAACTACCAGCTCAGCGAGGTCAACGCCTTCAGCCTGTTTGACGAGTTCCTGGAGATGGGTACGCAGGGGGTGGAGGGATGCTGGGTGCAGAGCCACGCGCCCTCCGTGGCTGGACAGAGCCTGCGCTGGGGAGCCCACCGGCGGGCCAGGGGAGCTCCGAGACCAGCTCCATGCCCAGCCCCGCTCCAAGAGCGCTGGCGCACCGAGATCGTTCCCACAACAAGCGAGGGCAGGGAACGGCGCTGGCCTGGgaccttcctctcctcccaggaGTGTAAGGGGCTGGCTGTAACCCCGCGGTGCTCAACCAGTGCCCTGTGGGACCCTCACAGACCCCCCTCTCCAACAGCCCTGTGAGGGGTGGCTGTCccctgggggggtgtggggtccCCAAGACAGGTCTATCTCCCCTGCAAAGCCCCTCTGACACCAGCCACAAAGCAGGACGAACCCAGACAGCGGTCAGGACCCTGCGGGACATCCCCTCTGCGGTGGTTTCACACCGGCATTTTGCCCTTGCGCAGTGATCCAGTACAGCTTCACCACCATCTTCGTCGCCGCCTTTCCCCTCGCCCCGCTGCTGGCGTTCTGCAACAACCTCTTTGAGATCCGCCTGGATGCCATCAAGATGATGCGTCTGCGCCGGCGCATCGTGCCCAGGAAGGCCAACGACATCGGTGAGACGGGGCCCACAGAGCCCCCCCTTCCTGCACTGCTGTTTGCGCGGACGGTGCCGGCGTTAAGCCCTTCCCCCAGTGTGAAGCCCTTGAGCATCCCTTTGCCAGGGACCGGCATCGCTTCACCGTGGAGGTGGGAgagcacagggctggggaaggagaagcaatTTCAGACCCTGCAGAGGCTGAGGGGCAGCTCGGAGGTTCTCCTCCCTTGAGCTCTTCTGCCATGCCAAACCCGTCCCTGCGCTGGGGCTTGGTCCGCAGCCCTCGAGCGGTGGCAGCGAGTGTCAGCGGGGCCCCACTGACCGCTCCTCTCCCACAGGGATCTGGCTGCAGGTCCTGGAGGCCATCGGCATCCTGGCTGTCATCGGGAACGGACTGGTGATCGCCATCACGTCCGACTTCATTCCCATGCAGGTCTACAAGTACACCTACAGCCCCTGCATGATGGAAAACAGCACAGGCGTGGAGTGAGTGCGTCGGTCGGCTGTCGCAGCCCCGCCTGCAGTGTCCCTGCCGGCCGCGGTGCCGCCAGTGCAGAAGCGCAAGGCAGCTGAGCAGTCCcccatggcggggtggggggaaaggggagcaggggagggttTTACAGATGACACCATCTCCAGAATCCCAGCTGGCCACCTCCTCACATCCTCCCATGGTGGGTAAACGGGTGCCCCTGGGTGGAGAGAGCACCAGAGGGCTGCCTGGGTGCCCGCCCATGTTCTCTGCCCCTTTTCCTCCGAGCCTCGGCTCCCCGGCCAAGTTCAGTCGGACTGGACACAAGTCTCGGAGACCTTCATTTCCCCCAGGCTTTGAGGAAGTGGGTAGctagggaggggagggagagcccCGGCTGGGTGCTGGCCTCCCGGAACGGAAGGCTACAGCCTGTGCTCAACGGTACTAGCCATCACCTGAGAACGCACGCACCAGGGAAACCTTAGAAAGAAAAGCTGCGGGCAGAGAGCCTTTGTAGCAATCAGAGGACTTTGCATCTGCTGGAAAGACACCGGAGCTGCAGCTTTTGGTCAGGGCATGCCCCAGttccccagcctggccaggaaCCAGCAGCCCCCCATCACCGCCGGGCCAGTGACATGATCTTTCCCCCCCCGCAGCTGCTTGACCGGCTACATCAACCACAGCCTCTCCGTCTTCCACATCCAGGACTTTGAGCCGCACACAAAGGTGCCCGAAATGCTGTCGGACCTTGAGATCAAGGAGTGCAGGTAACAGCAGCCATTGCTCAGTAACGTCCCCTGCCCCAAGCCCCTCACCGTGCCATCCCGCCTGCCGCctggcagcagtggggcagggctCGGAGGTGGCCACCGGGGCTCCTCTCGGACCCCCATGGAATTAGCCTGGGCTGGCACCGACGGGGCTGTGCTGCAGGTACCGGGATTACAGGAACGCCGACGACTACAGCTACACCGTCCAGTTCTGGCACATCTTCGCAGCCCGGCTGGCCTTCCTCATCCTCTTCGAGGTGAGCGcccggggaggcaggaggagctggggcagtCGGGGGGATGGCGGCAGGGGGGAACGGGCCACGTTAACTGGCGCAGGGAGGTCCTCACTGCCCGCGGCGGCTCcctttgctctctgcagcacGTGGCTCTGTGCGTCAAACTGATTGCAGCCTGGTACGTCCCCGACGTCCCCCAGTCGGTTAAGAATAAATTTCGAGTCAGAAAACACAACAACCTTCGTAAAGAACTGAGGTGGGTGATGCCCCAGCGGTGCCGGGGCCGCTGTGCTGAGGTGCTCCTCCAGCGGGAGACCTGCCGGGCTGCAGGACCATCCCTCCAGAGCCCCACGGCCAGGCCAACAATGGCCACCACAGGCGTGGGGACGGCGGGGCTGCGAGCTCCTGCCCTCGGGGAGCtcctccatcacctttccagggaagcttctcccccagctctcagccCAGCCACTACCTGGGGCCTCCAGCAGACACCGCTCCTTTTAAGATGAGCTGCATTACCCGTAAACGAGGATCCAGCTCCCCCCATGCCCGAGGCCTCGCTCACTAGCCCAGGTGCTTGCAGGCACTCGAGGCCAGTGAGATGGGTCCCACCTGAGGCAATTCAATACTGGAGCTCACCAGAGAAAGGGTCTGCTTGGCTTTggcttttccttcagaaaaagaaaagctccatgttaaaacaaggaaaaattttGCCCAAGTTTTCCatttaaactttgtttaaaaaaaaataaaaatcaagtatttGAGCGGGAAACAGAAGCACTGTAGCCAAGAGCCATAGGCTgggctgccccagtgctgctgcccttCACGGACTGAGCCCCGCTTTGGAGGAGggctcagcctgctcctctccaCGGCCACCTCATCCCAGCTGCCACCCCAAAATCCCGGCGAGAGCAGAGGCGAGCGGGGCTCAGGAAGCACCATGCTGCCACCGCTCAGCTTTCAGGCTCTCCCATTGACGGAGGGACTTCCACAAACAGGGATTTCCCAGAAGCTGGGTATCATtctttctccatttatttttgtcaaaaggtCCCGTTCCCACTCTGAACATTTTTCCACACCTCCCATTGCTTCCCGACTTGGGCAGTTCCCTTCCACGAcgcccctctcctttctcccccagCATGATGGAGTACTCCACCGAGGTGTAGCCACCGCTCACCGAGGAGAACGAGAAACACAGATTtgagcccccctccccagcctggcagcgGTGCCGCGGGCGCCGGAGGAACCACCACAGAGACAGGCCACGTGTCCGAGCTTGGACTTGAACTGGGAAGTGACGACGTGACGGTGGCTTCGCAGGAGCAGGATGCTTTCCCACTTGCAAGGccgtgaggaggaaggaagctGCGGCAGAGCCGGGGATGGTGCCTTCCCAGCACGCCGAGGAGCCGGGGAAGAGCTTTGGCACTAGGGACAAAGTGCGGTGCAGAACCCAGCCGCCGTCGGGCGAGCGCGACGCTGGTCGGCAGGAGATGACCTGGCTTCCTCGACAATCATGGCCTTAATGTGCCCGGCATCGCAGGAAAAGCCAGTTACCTCGTTCCAGCTTCCCTCTCCAGCTCTTTTTCTGCACTTTGacccctttttcctctgccttcagtGATCTCCTGTCTCCTGCCCCACTGAGAAACTCGAGTCCTTCCTCTTTCACCACAAGTCTCCTCTCGACACAACTTCCGCGTGGCTGCAGCTCCCACCTGCTGTTTTCAGGGACAttggaaaaatgcagttattaTCCTGGCTGTGTTTCGCTCCGGGCTCAGCCGAGCCTCTGCGTCTGCCCTAAGCACTCCCGGCAGTTGTGCCCGGCTCAACTACCAGGAGCAAAATGGTAAATAAAGGTAACACCCACGCAGACACAAGCAGACGCATTTCAGCTGCCGTTGAGTCACTGTACTCACACCGTGAGTATcactcctgcctccctcctttgCCATCCACATCACCCGAAGAAACTGTCCCCCCCCTAAACCTTTTTTGTCTTAACTTGGATAATCAAAAAAGGCCGGAGCTGAAGCATCCGTGCATAGCCGGGGGCTAGGGCTGAGTGTGGGTGCTGGCTGGTGAGACGCTTAAAAGGTTGGCACTTCGACCACGCGCAGTGGGAAAACAGCCTGGTAAACGTGCTGGGGTAACAGAAATACTGAGCTGCACAGGAAATCCTGAGCGATAGGGCTAGCAAGGGTTATCTCTTGCCCCAAAACACAACCTCCAGCCAGCCTGACGTTCCTCCAGCTTTTCCCTTGCGGCcctgcagggctggctggggctgccccttctccccacagctgcGGGAGAAGGGGAGCCAGGGTGACATCCCGCGGCTGGACTGGTCTCACAGCCACCACTGCCACTCTTAGACACGCGTGTTCCTGGCCCCTTAGCCTTGCTCTCTGCCGCACCTAGCTTTAACAATTTGTTTACCGACTCGAGGCAGAGTTATTTATGCTCAAGGAACAAAGTCTTTGTTCATCGCTGCCCAGGAACGATAACGTGCCCTCAAACACGTGACTCTTCACTTGGCATCGAGGGCAGAAACAGCCCTTTGATGCCCCGAGATTCCCCACGCCCGTTACGCCAGGCCCATGCACTCACCGAGCTGCGTTTGCAAACGTACGGGGAAAAAgcctttctcttaatttttcctAATTGCAATTAATGAGAAAGGCAGTAGCATGGGACAGGTGACCGCAGCTCAGTTTCCAGCTTTCTTATGGTTCTGGTAACTCCAGGGCAAATCCACTAGAGCGTTTCAAAGCTTTAGAGTCTTTTTTCTTCATAAGAACTGGAAACTTTTAATGGGTTTGTAAGCTTAACCTCGAGCTCCACCCTTTCATGCCCTCCTCTATAAAAAGGCAGTAGGTGCTTCCTTGTGTTGGAGGTGAGTTGTGGGGATAAACTGAACGAAATGTGGGAGCTACAAGGGTGCCGCAGCGTGAACGTGTGTGCGCTCATGTAACAGCTGTGATAGCCACCCTGCGAACACAGAAAGATGCAGATAAGCAAACGTGAGCACCACAGGTCATGAACAACTATTTCATTAGGGCTGATTTATCTCGTTCTGTAAATAAAAGCCAGACTGCTCCAAGCCCCTGCTGTGGCTAGAGCCATACCGCTGTACAGACACCCGCGCAGTGATGTTTCCTCTCGTAATTAGACCAGTTCTCACTGTACAAAGCGCCCTGAGCACTGCACATGTCGCGAGAAGCCACACCGCTTTCAGCTCGCTTGAAGGGTCGGGACAGCCCCAGTTTAAGAGCAAAAAGCCAGCACCCACTGTGCCTCCTCGGAGAGGAGCAGAGATTGTGATTAAAGGTCTCTCACCAGGTGGCACCTCATCCTGTAGCAACATTCTCATTTCTGGGACTTGGAAGCGAACCCTGGTTTCGTATTGTATTGATGGTCTTAGAACACAGTCGCCTGGCAGCTCTAAGTAGCTTAAATTTAATTAGCTTCAAGCTGTTAAATGCATCAAGATTTGGCTATTAGCGAGCTCACGTTACACAGTAATTTCCACTCACCTGCTAGTCCGCAGGGAGCCATCCGTGCCTCAGCAGCGCACTCACcccaggcagcaggcaggacGGGGTCACAAGCCCCGGCACGGCGCAGGGTCTGAGGGCGACAGCCTCAGCGCAAGAGGATTCTGCCGGGGGACTCAGACACAGAGCCGGGGAgagccacctccttccccagccacacCGACCCCCGCCGCTGCCCACCTGGCAGGACACAGCTCTGCCGAAGCAGAGGGCAGGGGCACAGCCTTTCCACTGCTGAACCCGTCACGCTGTCAGCATCCCCCAGGGGTCCCACCACAGGCGCTCCCCGCAGGCGGTGGGTCCGTGGGGCTGTGCCCCATGGCTGAGGCCAGCCACAGACACCAGGCAACTCTCCCGGCAGTGACATGCCCAAATCAGCACTGCAGAGAAGGGCACCAGGGTTAACTCAGCCTCAAAACTTCACTCCCAAGAGCATGGAAAGCCACTAACTATCTCGCAGGGAGCTGAAATGAgccgtgctccagccctccggcTTGTTTTGTCCTTTCACCACTGCGACCAAAACCGCCTCCGCTCCTTCTTGCTTTTAACTTACCTACCCACAGGAATAACcctaaaggacaaaaaaagattttatcaGCTCCCAATTTGCCACCAAGCCTCCTCACGCCCTTGCCATCCCCAGGATCTGGGCTTGTTCCTGGGGATCCTTTATCATCCCACAAAGACAACTGTCTACACTGGCATTCACAGCCCACGCACAAAGTGACCATGGTTTTGGGAACAACAGAGCAGCACTCGGCAAGAGAGCTGCTGAAGTAACTGCTACCCTGAACATGCACACAGCTGCCTCGCTGGAGGGCAGAGGACCAAGGGGCCATTCCCAAGGccccaaccctccaacagggttCCCTctatcccttttttccccccacaataGGTCAACAGCACCAGTACTTTAcacaaccatagaatcatagaatggtttgggtgggaagggaccttaaaggccacccagtgccaccccctgccctgggcagggacacctcccaccagcccaggttgctccaagccccgtccaacctggccttgaacccctccagggatggggcagccacagcttctctgggcaacctgggccaggggctcaccacgaatttcttcccaatatctcacctcaatctcccctcttgcagtggaaaccccttccccctcgtcccatggctcccctccctgatccagagtccctccccagctttcctggagccccttgagggcctggaaggggctggaaggtctccgcggagccttctcttctccaggctgaacccccccagctctctcagcctgtccccacagcagaggggctccagccctcccagcatctccggggcctcctctggccccgctccaacagctccgtgtccttctgctgtcggtgtcccagcgctgggggcagcactgcaggg
Encoded here:
- the ANO9 gene encoding anoctamin-9, whose translation is MPTDDIPIPCQLLPASVRRHRAPGTGGPQSHTAPHGWLSVIRLEQRRVPQALAVTSSRGGCALPRSSGPPGALSTSRSRLRKTPSGEREGVGGGSSPGPRGAAQAFGGRGLPRARRQVSQRAQRSLRSFPLLQDEILLTPWRDYPVEDSDPFAPLAEEKWDFVLVSDIHEAGSKKETKRKKFLDELSKKGFTIKKIEDKKLFYGVRAPKQIFQKYQWLLRNPDSKLQNPNAHRDIPVTTRIRIVNFILQNTVTSDLEKLHDLRKKRVFEAAFPLHEKEEVREFLKERWARWRDIFSQQPIEKIRCYFGEKVALYFAWLGWYTYLLGFAAVAGLLVFVTGITVFNSSQVSKEICEATNTIMCPLCDQKCPFWVLSDTCTYAKVTHMIDNEATVLFAMFMAIWATVFLELWKRQRATVVTDWDLYRWDEEEEELAMELINNLQHEPQQYQHSYFRSTIILLLVLVMIAVLIGIAHGLVIYRVVATALFTQSDLGFLHEQANTMAVMTGAVLHYITIVIMTKVNRRVALYLCELEKPRTFSQHENSFTIKIFTFQFFTNFSSLIYIAFFLGRINGHPGNYVRIAGRWRLEECHPSGCITDLFIQMAIIMLLKQTISNVMEYLIPWISHKLHKKWQRPKKRRVMLGEEEEAEDPCKRQWLSNYQLSEVNAFSLFDEFLEMVIQYSFTTIFVAAFPLAPLLAFCNNLFEIRLDAIKMMRLRRRIVPRKANDIGIWLQVLEAIGILAVIGNGLVIAITSDFIPMQVYKYTYSPCMMENSTGVDCLTGYINHSLSVFHIQDFEPHTKVPEMLSDLEIKECRYRDYRNADDYSYTVQFWHIFAARLAFLILFEHVALCVKLIAAWYVPDVPQSVKNKFRVRKHNNLRKELSMMEYSTEV